One Glycine max cultivar Williams 82 chromosome 1, Glycine_max_v4.0, whole genome shotgun sequence genomic window, CATAACTTATGACAAACCAGTTTGCAGAGAATTATGCAAAGAAAGGCCTTGTCAGGCTTCGAGAAATATTTACACCAGGATCACTCAAAGTGCCCAAGACGCCAGCTGCTCTTAAGGAGTTGGAATCCATCCACAAGGTTTCTTTTGTTACATTTTCTTAATTCGCTTGAATGGTCCAGTGAGAGGGTGAAGGTTGTTGCCTTTATAACCTAATTGTCGGGTCAATCAATGGTTGTGGCCATGTGCAATGTCATGACTTAAATCATCATTTTAACAACCATGAGCACTGTACTCTACTGTGTTGAGAGTATTTTTTGGTTTGTCCATTTGAtggaaaatgttaataaatcCATTTTTAACTGATCTTCAACCAGTTAACCTCTCAATTTTTTACGGTTTTTGGTTGGTGCTAAAACTGCAGGTCTTGGATCTGTACGTTTGGTTGAGCTTTCGGTTGGAAGAATCTTTCCCAGACCATGAGCTGGCCGTATCCCAAAAGGCCATTTGCAGCATGTGCGTGTTAGTTTTTATGTGGTTTACTGCTTTTATCCCTTAACTCtctttatatttatcaatttgaaTTTATAGGTTGATTGAGGAATTCCTAGAAAGACTCGGGTGGCAAAAGCCAATGGCTAGAAGGTTGGCTTCTCATAAAATGTCAAGTCCCCTATTATCCCAACACATGAGGAAATGCCtttaagtgcatgtttggatacaCATTTTCAAACAACCGATTATCATCCAGCCAGAAGCTACTATCAATTGATTCTGTCTCTTTCTTGAATTTGATGTGAAAATAACAAAGGAGGTGCGTTCGGAAGGTGTGTTAAAAAACACCGGAAGTTATTCCCTTCCCGTGCCAGTGCCACAATCCCGTGTTAAACATTACACAAATTTCAGTAACAAGATCAAATATGTTGTACATTTTTaggttatttttttacctttttctacGTCTtagtggtttttttttatcaggatATGTTTATACACATTCGATAATGCTTCATCTAAATggttattgattattttattattttttttccccgAACGTGTTTATGTTCTTTTTCAAGCTAGACTGGAAGCAAACCAAAATGCTTGTCAATCTCAACTCTCCTTGTAAGACACAAAACCCTGGAAATCACAAGTGTTCTAGAGAcaaaagtatataattaatattatttgagtaacaaaaattcatccattcttcaaaatccaaaataataattgataggAATAAGAcatcaagacaagaatccaaaataataattgataggAATAAGACATCAAGACGAAGTGGTAGAGGaggtccattttttttttaactttttataaaacTGGTTGGGTTGAATTGGTTCAATCGAGATTGGTACCTAACTGACCGGGTCAATTGTATAATCAATTCAATAGTGAAACTGGATCGATTAGGTCACCGGATCCCGGTCGGACCGATCCGACAGGCCAGGCCGAATCAGATTCTGCGAAAAGCGGTCCATCCATTCCTCAACACGCACTTTCTCTTCTAACATGCTCTTGGACTCAAGCTCTCCAGCCAATTTCTTGAGCGTGCTGGGTTTCGGAGTGAATCCCCGCAAGACCATTTCCTCCAAAAACGAGTAAGCATCCTCAACTTTTCCACTTTTACGTAGAGCATTTACCAAAAGCGAGTAAGTTGCCAAATCAGGGCTTATATTGTTTTTGAACATGTGATCCAACAAAAACTTGAGCACCttcattctcttctttttgCAGCACATCTTAAGCAACCGATGGTAAGTCCCAACATTCGGCTTGCACGACCCATCTTCCATTTCCTTAAGCAACCTAAGAGCAGTCTCTTCCCGCGAGTGAGCACAAGCAGTAGAAATCATACTGTTGTATGTCACCACATCTCTCACGACCCCCTGCTTAGGCATATCCTCAAACACATCACAAGCATCCTTTAACCTCCCAGCTTTGCCAAGAATAAATATCATGCTGCTATAAAATGGAGTGTCAGCCACACAGCCATCACTCTTCATTTTTTCATAAACCTCCAAAGCTTTACGCAGTTGCCCTGCTTTCCCCAGATGAAGCATCACACTAGTATAAGTCACAGCATTAGGGGGGCACCCATTTTCCCTCATCTCCTCCAAAACTTGATCAACCTTGCGGAAATCTCTCTCGTGGCCATACGCTTCAATGAAATTAGTGTACGAGAAAACATCAGGCTCAAACCCGTGTTCCTTCATGTCCTCCATGGCTTTCCTTGCATTGTCAAAGTCCCTCGCTCTGCACCAGCCATGCATCAAAACATTGAAAGAACGAGAACTCAAAGGTATCGAACCCTTAAACTCCAAAACAACCTTGTGGGCATGTTCAACACTGTCTCCTTTCACCAATGCATCAATGAGAACATTCAACGCTGCAGTGTCCTTCTTGACACCAAACTTCTCCATTCTGCCAAATGCTTCAATAGCATCTTCATGCTTGCGTGCCCTGGCAAGCCTCCTCATTACCTTGGTCATGGTTTCCAGTGTGACATACCCTTCGAGTCTTGCCATTTCCTCCACCAACTCCGACATGGAATCAAAGGATCTGCACTTTCCCAAGATGTCAACCATCAAGTTGTAGAGTTCGGGGGAATGCCGGTAACCTGTTAGAGATTTTGCCCATTTGAAAAAACCCAAAGCTGGGACCCAGTCGTTGCTGAATCTGTTGAGAACCTGCGAAACCAAACCGCTTGATGGCTGAAAACTAAGTCCATCGAGTGCTAAAGAGGCTAACTCGGGAGAAGGGTAGCGTTTTTGGAGAACTTTGGTTACTGCTTCGAGTTCGTCGAGGTTGTCTTGCTTGGGTGATTGCGTGAGGACTTTGGGCTTGGTAGTGAGCATGTGGGTGTCGACCCAGTGAGCGAGTGAAGGGATAACGAAGTTGTCGTCTGAGTCAGCGTCTGGAGGGGTCGGGGTGTCGGAGAACTTGAGCCACGGAGGGAGCTCCGGGGACTCCGCCATGGTGCAGAGAGGGTTGCCGTATAGGAAGCGGTGCGAGCCATTGGCGGCGGCGGTTCTAGGAGAGAGACGGTGAGTGAAGAGTTTTAGGAATCGGAACTTGGACGGCATTTTTGGGGGGCTACGTTCAATACGGAAACGGACGGTTTCATTTCTGTTCTTtaggaaggaagaaaaaaaaaagttatgcacTCGCAACTgtgtatgataagtttgttgctGTCTTAAGTGTTAATATTCTAAAcatcatttctatttttattttattgtaaatttttatatatgataaattcatttatttttataataattattttaaaagttaaaattacacTTATGTTTAAATGGActaataaagtaatttttttactacaGAGGATGTCTATTAAACTCAAATCCTTCTTTGTCTCATATGGGATCAAAATAccacaatttaaataaattttaaacaatgaTTAACTAAGTATTCATTCTTACTTCAAAAATGTCTGTTAACTCACATATATTAACTGACTCAAATGGAGGATCAAAATACcacaacttaaataaattaaagtgatGTAGATTAAATAGTGTTTGGCTGACATTCTCTCtttttaagaagaagaaaattttataaaatattggaTAAATACTAcctaaattaataaactttatCACATAAATTATTGAGCCACTTTGCCATATTTGAATCTTTTTAGAATATAAATACAACGATTTTTTCCTAATCGACCTGACGCAACTTTAATACAATGAGGATGATTTGATTTGTGTTGTCGTTTAAAAAGAATCTGACTTTAACTTATTACTTGtcactaaaatcaaatttaaattttttgacttacaaaatgaaatttctcttttttattatatttttttatttataaaatttgaattaaaatcctatttataaagattaaattatttttattcagatCAACTTTTGAGTGATAATAACAATGATGCCTTTAAAGTTATCTTATGTTTGAtagagaggaaaaaaagaaaattttaaaatttaaatggagaaaagtttaaaaaaaaattattgcttaTTAAAGTCaaattctttgtaattttttttcttcaaccaaacaaaacaaaattgttactcttattttatttttttttcttttgaaatttgtttaCTTTGGCTTAAACTCCTTCCAAACGGACATTTAAGTGAGAATAGTACTAGAGTAGTGGTGTTCGTAAACGCAGGGGAATCGAGTGCGTGAGGGTTTGCAGTGTGCAGTGTGCAGTGTGCAGTGCACTTGGATGCATCAATAACCCCCGATTCAATTTGGGTGCTTGCTTCCCCCACTTCACTTGtagggtttttgtttcattcaatttaattaattaatattcatcTGTTGAGCAGGACCAAGATCCTGGTTCGCGATGAAGAGGTCATTTCCATGGGAAAATCAAATTGatgtctcttcttcttcttctccaaacTCCCTTCGTCCTAACCCCCTAACTATCCCTAACTCCCCCATAGATACCAAGTCCCAAGGTATATTcactttaattacttatttataaaTCTTATGCGAATTGAATTATTAATCTTCCGCTATGTATTGCCTTGCCCTATAGGGATAGATAGATAGATCAATATTCTAGAATCTAAGATTAATGATTGATGACACAAATGTATCTGTATGGATGGTTTTGTGGTTCTGTTTTATGGCTtcttattgcattttttttccattctcAGATCAGTGTAATCAGAGGCATGATTTTAAATGGTTAAATGGTCACAATGTTGAACTCTATCTGTGATTTGTAGTTCTGTTTTAAAGCATATTGTTTCGTTCTTATtcaatgttaattgttagtgacaggtcaattttgttttataatgtcAATAACATGTATGATGTATTTAACTTTGAATAAGagaatcctttttttttgtcaccTTGTTTtgctcaaaatatttattttgacagTTGCTTTTAAGCATATCAGCTAAGAAAACActgtttgaatttttatttttatttttatttcgagTTACATTGGAAATGGGATACCTTTGCCTCATTCTCTTTCAGGATCCTTAGCTTGTAACTCATTGCTGTTAtcatttggataaacttcttatTAATACTGTGGCCTGAACTCGTTTGTACTTTGGTTTGTAGATAGCTTGTATGTGTCTTCCTTAATCTTGTGTGCTTGCTATTCTTATGCATGCACTTACTTTAAGGGTCATGCTTGCACGCAGATGCACTCATCAGGCGGGCAGAAATGTATCAGGATTACATGAAGCAGATCCCAATCCCAAATCATCGAGGCACTATGATCCCATTTACCTCATGGATGGGATTAGGCAGATCCATGAAGCAGATATACGGACAGCCTCTGCATTACCTCACCAATATTCTCCTCAAGCAATGGGATCAGTTGAGAATTGGCAGTGAGGATGAATACAAGCCCTTGGACAACATAGTTCATCCACACAAAGCTGAGGCCACCATCTGGCTCATTGAAGAAATCCATCGGCAAACATCATCGCATTTTCATCTTGCTAGTCTGTGGAAGGTGGACCCAATGTACAATGGTTTTGTTGATTCCATTTTCCCAACATTAGAGCACACATCATGAAAATGAAGCCATTTAGTTTTGAGGCTTTGTGCTGTATCCTGCAAATAGTTTCGGTTATGTTGTCCTTTTCGTAAAGCAAAAATGGAACGACTTCCTTGATACTTCCCTTACTTTTTTCCTGGTTTTGGCTATTTTCCGCTTTATACATGGCTGCATCTCAGTATGTCTACTCATCTCCTGGAGGCCAGGACTCGTGATATTTAAGTCACCGCAAACCCTCGTTTACACATTTTTCAATAGCGTTTAACAAAGGAAATCCATACTTCCTTGCATGcagaatttaaaacaaacagaTAGATGTATGGGTTTTGATTAGAATCTgtaaactttatttgtaaaattgattttagtaaAAGAAGCGAGTGGTTgaatttatttgtgtttggacTCATTTATTTgagtaataattttatcataatgaATGTTGTTTGAATACtgttaatcaaaattatttatagatgtgtagttatttaaaaaaaaagatgatttttctcatttaatattattaagttaaaagtatatttttgtcAACACATTTTATTCAACGGAAAGTTGACAAAATGTTGCTTACGGCGGAGACTTAAATCAAATTTGatgccacttttttttttggcttgaaAATTACCAGTCCGTACGCATAATGTTCAAGGCAAAATACATCTTGTAAGCGGGAATTTGACTTCTATAACGTGGTGACCTTCGCTTGATGCTAGCGCTTTTGGGATATCTATTAAGTATTTGATCTGAGGTGACCTAAAAGATATAGTCACTTGAATTGAGGTGATATCTAATACTCTAACGTTGGCCAAGTGTGGCTAAGCATGGTAGATGAGATAATGATACTTAGAAGAATGCCTTGGTGTATTTGCTTCGTCGCTATGTCAGACAAGTTAATAGTAACTTTGTGACTTTGGGGAGTCATGCCCTTAGGATTGTTTGGTTTCCTTCCCTTTTCGTGTAATTTATTGCTCTACTTtttacacattttctttttcaataggGTTGAACAAATCAACATTTCCTTCTTGCacaatttataacaaaaatgaagTCCTTTGATTTCAGCCGATGATTTTGGAGTACCTGTCTTCCGAGTGATTCCAGTATTGTTTGGTGTCTTACCCTTCTgtttgttttaagaaaaaaaatagaagcccAATAGTAGATGTTAACTTGAATTGCCAAGAGTAAAGTTGATTTGTAAACCAGAGGTAAGAAGTTCCCTCCTAAATACTAATAAATCTATTACCAATAATCTCTACAAGCACAGAATCCTTCCTTGAAAAAATGATACCTTTTATTGTCTCTAACTGTAATTTCCCTATCGTATAGTTTTGACACTAATTTTGCAAATGAATGACAATCAGAACACATTCGAAGATTTTTTACTACCCGTATGGGTATACCTTGATCAGTAGTGATTAATCCATAAGCCATGGCTAGTTTCGCACTATGTCTTCTGAGCAAATGCTCTTTCTCCTGCTCATCAACATCGAGTAAGACATTGGTTCTATCAGAAACATACCCTGCCTCGCTTAGCCTGCAGTTTATTTCCTCAAGCATTAATCCAATCTGGGTGTTCTCTGTGTGTGATTCATCACCTGAGGTGAACTCGTGAATCAAACCGTGAACCTCTATTGAGCTTGATCCAGGAACTTTCtggacccctttcttcttcatttgcaaCCTTACTCTTGCTACATCAGTCCATTTTCCAGCTGATGCATATATGTTAGATAACAGCACATGAATCCCAACTCTTTCAGGGGCCAATTGTGTTAACTTTGCAGCTGCATAATGTGCCAATTCAACATTTTTGTAAGCTGCTAGCAGAGATCCCCACACAACATCATTAGGTTCTATTGGCATAGTTTGTATGAGATCAACAGCTTCTTCCAGCAGCCCAGCTCGACTCATCAAATCAACCATACATGCATAGTGGACAATCTGAGGATGTACTCCGTGGCTTTTTTCCATTGACCAAAAAAGTTCCCTCCCTTGGTCCACAGAGCCCCCATGGCTACATGCTGTCAATAGTGCCACAAAAACAACATCATCTGGTTTCACCTTTTGTTCAAGCATCTCATTAAAAAGCTCAATAGCCCCTTCTGTATTTCCCTCCATTGCCAAAGCTCCGACGGCAGCAGTCCAGGCAGACACGTCCcgttttttcattcttttgaaaACATGCATAGCACTTGAGGGATCACCACATCTTGAAAACATATCAACCAAAGCTGTGCCAAGCTGCAAGTCCAAGTGAATGTCATTTTTCTCAATGTAAGTACATACCCACTTGGCAAGATCAAGAGCTCCTAAATATCCACAGGCAGAAGCAATGCCCACCATTGTCACTCTATCTCCTTGAATCCCCTGGTTGTGCATCTCTCTGAATAGCTTAATTGCTTCCTCAAACATGCTCACTTGAACCAATGCACCGATCATAGTGTTCCAAGATACAAGATCCCTCTCAAGCATCTCATCAAAGACTCTCCAAGCTAATTCCATGTCACCATCTCTAACCAAACCTGCAATTAACGAATTCCAAGTCACCACCGTCTTGTTTGGCATATGCTCAAAAACTTTGCAAGCTGCTTCTCTTTTGCCACATTTCATGTACAAGTCAATGATCGCATTGGAAATGTTATCCCAACCTTCAAGTCCATTCTGTAAGACATAAGTATGGGATGACTCCCCAACAGAAAGATCATCTAACTGTGCACAAGCTGCAATAGTAGATAACATGGTCACCTTATCCGGTCGTGGTCCTTTTTGCAGCATTTCATCCAATATTACTAGCACATCACCAGCCCACCCATCTTGCACATAGTTTGACATGATAGTATTGTACATAACCAAATTCTTATCAGTACATTCATCAAAAATCCACCTTGCAGCACATATATCCCCACATTTCATGTACATATCAACCAGTGCATTAACCATGAGTGTGTTAAGTTCCACACCCAACTCACTGATATAAGCTCACACTTTCTTACCCAATTCAAGATCTTTCAACTTGGCAAAAGCAGATATAACGCAGATCATGGTAGCCGGATTGGGTTCAACACCAGCCTCAACCAtttgaaagaaaagagaaacagCCTCCCAGCATAACCATTGATCAAACTAGTCCAAGACGCAACATTTCTCTCAAGCATTCCTTCAAACATCTTTCGTCCCAAGTCAACTCTCCCGCACTCCTCATAGAAATGTATCAAAGAGTTGCTGACAAAGATTTCTCCCTCCAAACCCATCTTAACAACCGCCCCATGAACTTGAACACCCTCAGGAAGTGCCATAATCTTAGACATCACATCTCCTGTTGTATATGTTTGTATAaactgttttttatttgaaaaaatattttttactttttcaagaAGCAAATTATATcggttatttaattattttttaaaaaacgaaaacacttttaaaaaaaacatattattaaCGTTTAAACAAACTGGCCTATAACTCCATAGTTATTGTTTAATGgccaaaataaacataaaattaaaaatcttacaGCTTgacattaagaaaaatattaacaaagtaCTGCTATCATTTCCATAAACTAATTACTAAATTTACGTGCCCATTATTTTTGGTTCATATTATGCCAAGTACAGTGCGGGTTATCTCGATcggttttcaattcaatcattCTGGGTTTTTCTAAAtacaaacagtttttttttaaaaaaaaaaattacttgatatTTGGCTAAGTATGTTGAAGGAGAGACTATTTTTACCTCTTCACCCCTCTTTTCCTTATTCCTTTGTGGCCAATGGTATTATAGACTCCAAGCatgttttatctttatcttatttattaaaaacttctcaaaaatttattaaaaaattgagataCCATGTCTAGAGACAGATTAGAAATACCATATCCTATTCGGACTTCAATTCAGTTTAAGTTGCTCACCGAAGCAGGGACAAACAACCAAAGTAAACTCAGTACTCaaaataatactattactctAGTTAGCCAGCCAGGCACAAGTAGTAGTAGTTAGTATTAGGGGAAACTTTGATTagagattataattaataacccATTTTCATGCTCAAAAGAAACCAGTTTTCAGTACTAGATACAATATGTAAGAAGCAATGAAATCGCTCCTTTagccaaaaatttaaaaaataaaatacaattccCTTCCTTTGTTTTCACAATATTCTGGCCATAAGGAAAGGAAATTGAGCTGTGAACTGGCAAAACCATAAAATATCAATTGCCAGTTGCAGTGCTTGATATAATCTCTTGAACACGCAACAAAATGATGTTATGTTGGGTTCACGGATTAGGGACCACGGGTTGGGGCAAAACAAAAGCAACCTGAACTCTGATCTTCAGGTATCATACCACCACCTTTGCTAGTATCAAGTGCTTCCAGCATCCTCACCACCTCTTCCATTTCTGGACGCTTGTTTGGATTTGCATCCCAGCATTTCCGCATGATATTTGCCAAGGCGCTTGGACAACATCTCGGAATATCTGGTCGTAAATTCTGTGCAAGAACACAAAATTCATGTATGTATCATGGGCAACatataggcaaacatgatatgGAAGTGTGTTTCCATATATGAATAGTTTGTCGCATGAACTGACCTGGCGAACAACTGCAGATGACACGTCAGCAAAGCTTAGATCTGGATAAGGCATATCACAGCAATAAATTTCCCACAAGCAAATGCCAAAGCTATAGACATCACATCTCCTGTTGTAAGGTTTTCCATCCAGAACCTACATGTGGCGTGATCTTAAGATTAAAGTTAATAACTGGAAGTGACTGTTTCAGAACAACCCTGAATGTATGCACACAAATAGTAATAGAAATAGCACCATAAGCCACTAGAATTGGGCTAGTGCTGAGGggtttacataatttttatgaGGTCACAGGTCCAAACCTTTGTATTCCCATTATACCAAAGTAACTTGAAAGGTTGCAAGTtgtatttgaaataataaagGACTAATAGAATAGGGAGGCGATCCCATGGAAACACTTACCTCTGGAGCCATATATCCTAGGGTTCCAGTTTCACCAGTCATGTCACTTGGATTCATAGCTTCAACCCGAGCAACTCCAAAATCAGCTATTTTTAGATTCCGACTAGTATCTAGTAACATATTCTCTGTCTTAACGTCTCGGTGAACAATCTTCTTTGAATGTAGATAATTAAGACTGCACATATTGgggaaaacaaattatttatattagtaGAAGATATGCAGTTGGTAATTGTAGAGATGTTAAAAATGGGACATACCCCCTAGCAAGGTCCAAAGCCAGCTGAATCACAATCTTATAAGCAAGTTTCCTCCTCCTACTTTTAAACAAATATTGCTTTAGTGTCCCACCAGAGACAAACTCAACAATAACACAGCATGCCCTAGAAGGAAGGGACTCTTCATCGGCATTCATAGGGTTTTTTGGCGGAATCTTAAGATTTGAAGTAcccattgaagctccaacaaaCTGTTGCAAAAATGAATGCAAAACAATAACTAATCTGAAAAAGTTATTCATCTAATCAAAATTGCTGTGCAGAACTATgatcttaatttatatttccttttaaaCAGATAACGAGAACAGAAATCTAAGCATGCAAAAATGATATAACTAACAGTGGTGTGCTATCAGTAACAGCCACTTCTTTCTTCAACTTTGTTAAAATATGAAGTAGcagtcattaatttaaataaatgggaTTGAGGATTATGAGTTTTTACTTTTGTCACATTTGGATGGTCAAGTTTTTGCCAGACAGCAACCTCCTGCCTAAAAGATGCCCGCAAAGCAGCAGTTTCAGCAGCAGTAGCTACACCATCCTCACCCCAGTCCAACACTTTCACTATAAAATTCAAGATGACAATACAAAAGTTATAGAAATTATTTCTCGTTCTGTCCTACTCTCACAGACcaaaaaagataatagaatTAGTACACTGCTATATTCCCCATaccataaatttattataaacattaataaagATGCAGTTTGACATAAAGTGAATATGAGGAGTAAATATTTAAGTTTGATAAGATCTAAGGAAATCCACTACTTCTAAAAATTCTATAAGCTTTAGTTTTGACACATCCACTAGTTTCATATTTTCAGCCAACCAGCAAGGGGGCTTTAAAACACATCTTTCGACATTTAACTTCTTGCTAAAAAACTGGATGTGTCAATAGACCACCATATAATgacatggagaaaaaaattgCCAAAACATACCTTGTTCTAAGAACAATTGTAACTCAAATCATAACAGAAGGACATCACATAACATTGGTCATTTTTATTCAACACTAAGCTGAAGCTATGCTCTCGCACACACAACATCCTCAAACTCAGGCAAAgatgtaaataataatattatagcaAAGCCTATATGATCgatttaagaaaaattttaaaatccagATTCACAGGGTATGAGGAAACCAGCCAATTTTGTCAGAAACTAGAAT contains:
- the LOC100808343 gene encoding pentatricopeptide repeat-containing protein At3g22670, mitochondrial — protein: MPSKFRFLKLFTHRLSPRTAAANGSHRFLYGNPLCTMAESPELPPWLKFSDTPTPPDADSDDNFVIPSLAHWVDTHMLTTKPKVLTQSPKQDNLDELEAVTKVLQKRYPSPELASLALDGLSFQPSSGLVSQVLNRFSNDWVPALGFFKWAKSLTGYRHSPELYNLMVDILGKCRSFDSMSELVEEMARLEGYVTLETMTKVMRRLARARKHEDAIEAFGRMEKFGVKKDTAALNVLIDALVKGDSVEHAHKVVLEFKGSIPLSSRSFNVLMHGWCRARDFDNARKAMEDMKEHGFEPDVFSYTNFIEAYGHERDFRKVDQVLEEMRENGCPPNAVTYTSVMLHLGKAGQLRKALEVYEKMKSDGCVADTPFYSSMIFILGKAGRLKDACDVFEDMPKQGVVRDVVTYNSMISTACAHSREETALRLLKEMEDGSCKPNVGTYHRLLKMCCKKKRMKVLKFLLDHMFKNNISPDLATYSLLVNALRKSGKVEDAYSFLEEMVLRGFTPKPSTLKKLAGELESKSMLEEKVRVEEWMDRFSQNLIRPGLSDRSDRDPVT
- the LOC100803917 gene encoding serine/threonine-protein kinase STY13, whose product is MDSEGEGVRTPKMGVEAEGALNSKMKGAGNVSSKDMIFRADKIDLKSLDAQLEKHLSRVWSRSIETKRPREEWEIDLAKLDLRYVVAHGAYGTVYRGTYDTQDVAVKVLDWGEDGVATAAETAALRASFRQEVAVWQKLDHPNVTKFVGASMGTSNLKIPPKNPMNADEESLPSRACCVIVEFVSGGTLKQYLFKSRRRKLAYKIVIQLALDLARGLNYLHSKKIVHRDVKTENMLLDTSRNLKIADFGVARVEAMNPSDMTGETGTLGYMAPEVLDGKPYNRRCDVYSFGICLWEIYCCDMPYPDLSFADVSSAVVRQNLRPDIPRCCPSALANIMRKCWDANPNKRPEMEEVVRMLEALDTSKGGGMIPEDQSSGCFCFAPTRGP
- the LOC100500129 gene encoding Protein RDM1-like, yielding MKRSFPWENQIDVSSSSSPNSLRPNPLTIPNSPIDTKSQDALIRRAEMYQDYMKQIPIPNHRGTMIPFTSWMGLGRSMKQIYGQPLHYLTNILLKQWDQLRIGSEDEYKPLDNIVHPHKAEATIWLIEEIHRQTSSHFHLASLWKVDPMYNGFVDSIFPTLEHTS